The Polyangium mundeleinium genome contains the following window.
GTCATGGGCAGCGTGGTCGTGGGCGTGGCCGTGGGCGCATGGCCCTCCGGGGGGAAACCCCAGGCCATGCCGGGCACGACCACGGCAAGTCAAGCCACCTGCGCCGACGTCGTCCGGCGGGACGAGCCGCGAAGCATTGCCACGATCCAGGGCAGCGACGCACGCACGGAGGACGGCGCACGGCATGGAAGCCCAAGGAGCCTTCCGCTGGCCCCGCCCCGGCGTGACCATGCAAAGCCCTTCGATTGGATGGCTGCGAATGCCACGAGGCGCGGCGAAGTGAGCGTTACGGGCGTGGAGTAGTTTCGTTCACCGCCACGCGACCACGCCTCCAAGCACGATCGCATGCATCGCCGTCCAGATCACCCAAGTGCAGGTCGCGCATGGTTGAGGAAGCTCGTATGCAACGGGTCTCTACGGTATCCCTCACCAGATTGTCGAACTTGCGGATTCTGAGCGCGCCATGCCCCTTCCCATCGCTACCTCCAAAGATGTCGGCCTCGTCGTTCGCCGCGGGATGCGTTTTTCCGTGAGCTTGGTCTCCGATGGCTGGCTCGTGGGTCCCTGCGTTCGGGATCTCGATGTCCAGATGCGCATGCGCGCAGATTTCTGGAAGTACCGGGGGTCGGATCGCGCGAGGTTTCTCGCGCCATACCGCCGGGCCCTCAAGGCCCTCGCCGCGGACGAGCCTGTCGTTCTCTGGACGTCTCCCTCGTGGGACGACCGGATCGCGCTCTGGGCGCTCTGCTTCCGCCGGCTTCAGCAAAGGCCCACCCAGCCGGATCTCTCGCTCGTTGTGGTGCCCGAGCACAAGGAGCGGAACCCGGACATCAGCTTCGGCATCGGTTATGTCAGCCTGAAGCCCGCGGGGGCTCGTCGCGCGTGGGAGACCGTGCGTCCTCTATCGCTCCGCGAGGTCCGCGAAAAGGCGCTCTTCTGGAGAAAGCTCACGGCTTCCTCGCCGATCCTCTCAGGAAAAACCCTCCGCGAGACGCCATCACGCAAGGAGCTCTTCGAGATGGGCGCCTATCAAGCGGTTTTTTTTCCCCGGCTAGGCGAGTGTGGCCTTTCCCTTTCGACCCTGGACGCGCTCTTGCTGGGCTCGGTCGGCGAGACCCCCGCGACGCCAGCGGAAATCATTACGCGCGAGGGGGAAGAGGGCGAGCTACTCAAGTGGATGGACCGCACCGGAGACGTCATCCTCTTCGAGCGTCTCGTCCAATGGTCGAAGCACGAACCCGCCGCGTTCATCGCCGATCTGCATGGACAGCCCCACATGTGGCGCGCGCGCTACACGCTCACCGCCACCGGCCGCGCCCTCCTGCGCGACGGCCTCTCCTCGATCGACCAGGCCCCGCCGCTCCCGATCTGGGGCGTCACGGCCTACGATCCGCAGGATCCCTGGGTCGTCGTGGAGGAAGCCGGAGGGCGCCCCCATCTCCGGCGGCTCGGGGTTACTTCCGCGCGACCACGCCTCCAAGCACGATCGCATGCATCGCCGCGGAGAGCCGCCCGACCTCGTCGCGCTCTTCCATGAAGATCCACGGCGGCGTGAAGCTCTTGTAGGCCCGGAGGATCACCCGCGCCGTGAGATCCGGATCGGCCACGTCGAGCTCGCCGGACTCCGTCCCTCGACGGAGCAGGTCGGCGAGCAGGGCCCGTTCTTCCTGGTAAAACCGCTCGGACGCGCTCTTCACGGCAGGGCTCCCGCAATGGAAGAGGTCACACGCGTGCGCGCCGCCGTCGGCCTGCGTGAAATACGCTCGCAGCCGCGCGTCGAGCGCGCCCACGAGCCGCTCGCCGAACGACCGCCCGTCCGCCGCGGCGGCCGCGCGCATCGCGTCGAGCACGACCTCGTACCGCGCGCGCGACAGCTCCTCGACGATCGCCTCCTTCGACGTGAATTCGAGGTACACCGTACCCACGCCCACGCCGGCCTCCCGCGCCACGTCCGCCACCGTAGTTTTTTGAGGCCCGTAATGCCGGAGCAATCGATCGGCGGCCTGCAGGATCTGCTCGCGGCGCGCGGTGTCGTTCATGAACCTTCCCTCGAACGGTGAACGAGTTTGCCACAGGTTCACGCGCGAGGGATCCCCCCATCGTCATGGTCCCGCTCGGGCCCGTGCGTCCGGGCTACTCGGTGGGCAAGGCGCGCGGGACCATCGGGCCGGGGCTGGTGCGGGTCGGAGCGCGCAGATCCGCGGGGGCCGCGCCGCCTTTGGCCGCGCCGGTCGGGGTCGTCGCGGCCGGGGCCTGGGCCGCGGGCGGGGTCGTCCCGGTGGGCTTCGGGGCCGCCGAGGACGCGGGATCGGGGGGCAGGTCGGCGGCGGACATGGCGGGCACGGGCAGCGGGCCGAGGTCGACCTTGGGCGGGCTCGCGGGCACGACGTCCATGGGCTTCGGCGCCGTGAGCGGCTCGGCCGAAGCAGCCGGGGAGGGCGAAGGCGTGCTGTCCTCGCAGCCGAGGGCGAAGGGCGCGAGCGCGAGGGCGAGCGCGGCAAGGGCGAGCGACGTCTGCGTCTGCGTCATGCGTTCCGGCTTAACAGAACGGCGGCGCGGCGTCACCGGCGCGCGGTTTGCAGCCCCGGACGGCGGGAGGAGGAGCCATGGTGCGTGGGGCGCTTTGCGGAGGCCTGCTCCTGCTCGGCGGGTGCGTGCTCGTCGTGCGGGAGAACGCGCCACCCGCGTATCTGCCTCTCGTGCGCCAGATCCAGCAGGCCGCGCTGCGGGCGTCCCCGCCGCCCGACATCTACGTCGCCCTCGAGCGCTTCGCCCGGCCCCTCTCGGATTTCAGCATCAACCTGCGTCGCTCCGAGGTCAGCGGGATTCCGCCGGGCGACGCGGACATGGAGCTTTTGCTGCGGCTCTTCGCGCTCACGCTCGAAGAAGTGCCCGAAGGCGAGCAGGTGGGGACGAGCCTCGCGGCGGCGGAAATGCAACAGGCGGCCGTGGCGATGCGGGGCCCGGGCCTGCCGGGCTCGCCGCCTCGGCGCGAGGCGTTCGTGCACGGCCTCTCCGTCGGCGTGGAGACGCTGCTCGCGCTCGCGCACGGCCCGTACGACGGCGCGACGAACGACCTCACGGACCGGACGGCCGAGCTCGAATCGAGCTACGAAGCGGCGATGGCGCGGCCGCAGCCGATGCCTTACGAGGTGGGGCTCGGCGTGCTGCGGCGCTCGCTCCTCGTGCTGAAGGCGATCGAGGAGCACGTGAGCGCGCCGGCGCCCTGAAAGGCCGCTCGTTCAGCGCAGGCCGGTCGCCTCGGCCGGGACCTCGCGGGCGCGCCGCTGCGCCTGGAGCCAGGCGAGCGCGGCCGCGGAATCGTTGAAGAATGCATAAGGGAACGACAACTTTGGCGAGAGCGCTTTCGTCGCGCGCATGACCATTTCGGTGATCACGCGCAGGCCGAAACCAGCGCCCACGAACGCGAGGGCGTCGTACTCCGGCACGATGCGGGCCCCCGTCATCCGCACGCGCTGGGGCACCGTCGTCACGCCCGAGAGGTCCACCAGGGTGAAGAGCTGCCCCTCCCGCTCCTTCACGGCCCGGAGCACGTCGGTGAGAGCGACGACGTCCTCGGTGTTGGTGAAGGTCTTGAACTCCGCGATGGCGATGTCGGGCGCCACGAATCTGACGCAATGGTCACCAAAGTGGAGGACCGTGGGCGGGGGGGCGGGCGACATGGAAAGAGGCTTGTATCGCGCCGGGCCTCGATCCTTCAAGCGGCGTGGTTCGAGGCGGTGGTGCTCGGCTGCGATTGCAGCCAGGCGAGCGCGTCCTCCTTGTGATCGAAGAATGCGAAGGGATAACGCGGCCGCTCGGGCTTCAGGATCCGGATCGCGGCGATGATCATCTCGAGGGCGACGCGTACGCCGAACGGCGCGCCGACGAAGACCACGGCCGTGTTTTTGGAGGCGTCCTTGCGGGCGCGGACGGCTTCCCGGATGTCGCGGGGGACGCTCCTGATGCGGGAAATGTCCATCAGCACCTTGCACGGGCCTCGCTCGGCCCCCGTCCGGTACATGTAGTCGAGGACGCGGCTGAAGTTGTCCACCTCGAGGGGAACCCCGAACTCCAGGACGAGCAGGTCCGGCGGCACGAAGGTCACGATGTGCGGGCCGATGGTGAGGCGTTCCGTCGATTCGTTTGTCATGGCAGACGAGCTCCCGGCGCCGAGGGTTTCGGGACCCTGCACCCATGATGCCAGGGTTTGCGGGCGCGTCCTAGCGCGAGAATCGCCGGAATTTTGACGCAGGATAACCGCGTGTTCAGAGCGTCCCCTTGAACGTGAATCCACCCACGATGTAGGGCACGGTCGCGGCGACCTCCTGCCCCGTTCGATAGGGATTGCGGATCCACCAGCTCACGTTCAAGAAGATGCCGGGCGCATTGAAACGTTTCGGCCCATTGTGCTCGGGGAATTGCCAGCCGAGGAGCGGGCCCGCGAACTCGATCGGCGTGATCTGCTCGGCCCGCGCCTCCTCCCCGACGATCACTTCGGCCGGGAAAAACGTGTGATACACCCCGTGCCGCGCGCCCGCCATGAGGCCAAACGAGGTCACGAAGAGGAGGTCCGTCTCGTTCGAGACCATCCAGCCGTCGTCCATGGCGAGCATGCTGAACGGGAGATCGAAATAAAATCGGTCGCCGGGCGTGATCGTGAAATCGGTGTGGATGAACTGCGTGTCCGACACGAGCAGGAACGGCCCCGCCTTGGCCTGCAGGATCACGTCGGCCGTGAAGATGCCCCCGGTCGTCCGATAGGAGAGCCCCTGCTTTCCGCGCTCGACCTGCTTCACGTCGCCAAAATCCTCGGAGACGCGCTTGAACGATTGCAGCGTGTCGTACGTCCCGAAGAGGGCCATGCCCTCGTAGGCGAACAAGAATTGCAAAAAGGCGAGCGGCTGCACGTCGAGGCGCAGCCCTCCGCGGATGAACGCCGGCGTGATCGTCGTGACCGCGTTGATGCCGACGTACGTGCGCTGGAGGAGGATGTTGTCCTGCGGGCCGAGCAGCGGGCGCTGGTAGCCGACGCGGAAGAAACTCGAGAGCCCGAGCGGATTGTAGCGGACCGCGGTCGTGCTCCGGTAGACGAACCCTTTGTGGACGTACGGTTGTTCGTCCTTGGGGGCTTCCTCTTTCGGTTTCGGCGCCGGATCGTTCGGGGCCGGATCTTTCGGGGGATCACCTGCAAAGGCGGGGGGCGCGAAGAGGAGCGCCCCCGAGAGGATCCACGCCCGCGCGCGGCTGCGCGGGCCGGTCTTCAGCAACATGAGGCCCGACGTTACACGATCGGCGCGCCCGGCACTATGCGGGCCGCACGCCTGCCTCCGCGCCGGTCCCGAGCTCGCCCTTCGCCGGGGTCGCCGCGGCGTCGATGATCGAGCGGAGCGTGGGCATCACCTTCGTTCCGCCGAGCACCTCGGAGAGGATCGTCCCGACGTCTTTGCCCTTGAAGAGGCTCACGAGGTTCATGTTTCCCGCGACCTCGGTCAGGAGCAGCTTGTCGCCGAGCGCGACCATGGCCTCGACGAGCTGCTGCTGCACGGCCTGGCGCTCGGCCACGGTCGCGCTCGATTGCACCTCGATGAGCTTGATTTCGAGCTCGCGCAGCCGCGCCACGTAGGCGAGCTCGACCTCGTGCGTGATCCGCTGCGCCTCGACGCGCGCCTCCGCGTCCTTGCGGAAGCCGTCGAGCATCGACGCCTTTTCCTCGTTCTCCCGCGTGAGCCGGGCTTTTTGCGCGTCGGCCTCGCGCGTGTCCGCGAGGGATTGCCGCTCCTTGTGCACGGCCTCGTCCTCGCGCGCCTTCGCGAGCGCCGCCTCGTGCGCGAGCTTGCGCGAGAGCTCTTCGAGCTTCGCCGCGCGCACCCGCGCCTCGGCGAGGAGCTCTTGCGTTTGCCGTTCGACCTCGGCGCGGAGCTTCGCCGACGCGAGGGCCTCCTGCGCTTTTCGATCGCCGATCGCGAGCGTCACGCTCTCGGTCTGCACCTTCTGCATGAGCGCGGCGACCTCGCGGTCCTCGATCTCCGCGCCGAGCACCTCGACCTCCGAGAGCAGCGTGCCGTTCTCCGTGAAGAGCCGCCCGGGCCGCGCGCCGTCTTTGCGCTCGCCGAGCAGCGTGTCGCGAAACACCGCCGGCAGCTCGGGCCAGAGCGCGGAGAGCGACACCGCGCGGCATTTGCCTCGCACGATGGAGCGGAGGCGATCCACGATGAACTGGATGTAGTTCTCGTGGTTGAACCACTTGTCTTTATGGTCCGCGAGGAACTCGACCGAATACGAGACGCGCACCGAGATCTTGACGAAGTCGGCCGTCTCCACGGTGATCTTGTCGGAGATGCGGTTGCCCACGGTGCGCAAAAAACACGTGCGGAGCGGCTCGTCGTCGCTCTTCGGCGTCCCCGTCGAGAGCGAGAGCGAGGTGAGCGACTCCTCGTAGCCGAGCAGCGTCACGCAAGGCCCCTCCACGACGCGGCGCGAATTCGCGCTCGTCACGAGGACGGCCGTATTGTTCGGCACCAGGATCGAGAGCGCCCACGGCGTGGTGATGGCCCGCTGCGTCTCCTTGTGCGGCTCGTTCGAGGCGATCCACAAGTTCCAGTCGTCCGCCGGCACCGTGCGCGTGACCTGCACCTCTTTGCGCGGATCCACGAGGTAGGATTGTTTGCCGCGCACGAGGCGCACCTCGCCAGTCGCGAGGTCCCGCACGTAAATGCCGCTCTTCTGGTCGATGCCGATCGCCTCGATGAAGACGCGGCTCTGGTCGTTGCCGACGACGGCCTGGCCGGTCTCGGGCGAGAGGCACTCGATTTCGTTGAAGGGGACGAAGAACGTCGAGACGCCCGTGAGGAGGAGCTCGTCGCCGGGGAAATACTCGTCCTTCGTGAGCTCGAAGCCGCGCGGCAATTTCGCGGCGAGGTCCGCCCGCTTGATCGGCGCGATGACACGGAGCCAGAGCGCGCGTTGCGGCAAAAGCTCGTAGGCGTCGTACACGCGGTTGCGCGAGCCGAGGGTCATGAACGTGTCGTACGGCCCGGGGAAGACACGCGCGGGGCCGACCTTGATCTCGCGCTTGCCGTCGGCGTCCACGATCACGCAATACTCTTTTTCGCCGAGCACGACCGCGCGGCGAATGAGCCGGGCCTGCCGCGCCTCGGCTTCGAGCGCGCGCCGGACCGCGGAAGAGGCGAGGAGATCCTGCACCGCCGCGGCGCCGATCTTGGCCTCGGCCGCGATCGCCGCCGCGGGCGCGGGCGCGGCCTGCGGCGGGGGCGGGGAGGGCGCTGCCTTGCGTCCTCGCATGCGCGCCGATTGATCGATGAACTGGTTCGGCACCTTGCTGCGCGCCTGGCCCCGGAGCGCGGCTCCCTCGTCGTCGGCCGCGTATTCCTCCAGCGCGGCCGTCTCTTCGCCGCTCTGCGCGAGGACCTGCCGCGCGATCGCCGCGCTGATGGCCGCGCCGCTGTCGTCGATCGAGGTATCCGGCACGATGTCCACGCCCGTCGGCGGGATGTAAAACTGCGTATCGAGGCCCCGAATCACGATGAGCTGCCCGCGCTTGAGCGGCACGGGGGAAAGGGCGTCGACGGTGGTCGTCGGCTGCTCGTCGAGGTTCTCCGCCGTGGCCCGCGTGATCGCCGCCGATCGCGCCGTCACCTCGTAGTAAGGCGCGTTGTTGTCGACCTCGCCGTACACCTTGACGACGAGGTACTGATTCGAGGCGAGCTCGTGGGCGTCGCGCACGTCGGCGCGCTGGCCGGGGCGCAGGTAGAAAGAGCACGGGCCCGGGATCATCGAGCGCGTGCCATTGCGGAGCGGGCGCGACTCGTTCCGGCCATTCTTGAAGCGGCCGTTCGGGCCACTGTCGCTCTCCAGGAGCGGGTTGAAGAGGACCGCGTACTGGTTGTCCCCGAGCTCCACCATGCTCTGGGGTTTGCCCGTGGTGTCCTCGCGGAAACCGCCCATTCCGTCGTCGATGACGACCCGATCGGCCGCGGTCGGCGAGACCATCGTGGGCCCGACGTGCAAGGTGACCTCGCCCTTGTCGTCGTCCTGAACCCACAAGAATTGCCGCTCGGTGACGGGTATCTTTCGGCTCGTCCGTTCCATGACCCCTCGCTCTTCCTCCGAAGGCTTGCGTTTGCGCCTCAGGGGAACACGGATCGTGCCAGCCGAAAAGAGCGCGATTACCGGCGCGTGACGCGCAGCCTGCGCCGTTCCGGAGCACCGGCGCTCTTTTCTGGAACGATCGGGCGCGTGACGCGGCGGCTCGACGGCAACGGCCGCTCCCCCAGGCTCTCGGCGCGCTTTTTCTTGGCGATGAGCGCCGCGAGCTCGTCGCGCGTGACACCGAGCCGCGCGGCCGTCTTGTGGGCGAGCGAAGTCTTGGCGACCCCCGGCCGGAACCCATACGTGGGGCGCTCGTTTTCGTCGAGATCGACTTGCAAAAATTCGAGGTGCGGGACAGGCGGCTCGTCTTCGAGGTGCGTGGCCAGCGTGAGGAGGTGCGTGGTCAGGAAGACCGGCGATTTCAGCTCCGGGAGGAGCGAGATCACGAGCTGCGCGATCTCCTCGCCCTCGGAGGGGTTCGTCCCGGAGCAAAGCTCGTCGAGCAGCACGAGCGAGCCGAACCCGAGCTCCTCGAAGAGCCGGCGGATCCGCAGAAGCTCCATGCCGAGCTGCCCCTCGGGTTGATCGCTGCGCGCCTCCTCGATGAGCGAGACGAACATGCCAGCGAGCTGCGGCAAGACCGCGCGCTCGGCCGTGACGAAGAGCCCCGCCTGGCCGAGGAGCTGCGCGAGCCCGATCGACTGGAGCAGGCGCGTCTTGCCGCCCGAGTTCGGCCCCGTGACGATGACGACGGCGTCGCCGTGCGTGGTCCTGAGGTTCGACGGGACGGGCTTGAATTTGCCGGCGAGGAGCAGCGGGTTGTAGAGGCGATCGAGGGTGAGCCCGGCCTCGCCGGGGGGCACGAGCTCGGCGAGGCAAACGGGCAAACCCTTGTCCCGCGCGAGATCCGCGAGCCCGAGGCCGGCGAGGTAAAACTCCATGTCGCCGAGGAGCTGGAAGAAGAGCGTGATGGGGCGCTCCATGCCGCTGAAGACGTCGTCGAGGAGGCGCTCGGTGACCTCGCCCGGCGTGACCCGATACCCGCGCAAGAAGAGGCGGAGGCGCGAGAAGAAGCGGGCGATGGCGGAGGTGTGGAGGGGGTTGTCCTGGTTCTCGCGGATGCG
Protein-coding sequences here:
- a CDS encoding TetR/AcrR family transcriptional regulator; protein product: MNDTARREQILQAADRLLRHYGPQKTTVADVAREAGVGVGTVYLEFTSKEAIVEELSRARYEVVLDAMRAAAAADGRSFGERLVGALDARLRAYFTQADGGAHACDLFHCGSPAVKSASERFYQEERALLADLLRRGTESGELDVADPDLTARVILRAYKSFTPPWIFMEERDEVGRLSAAMHAIVLGGVVARK
- a CDS encoding STAS/SEC14 domain-containing protein; this translates as MSPAPPPTVLHFGDHCVRFVAPDIAIAEFKTFTNTEDVVALTDVLRAVKEREGQLFTLVDLSGVTTVPQRVRMTGARIVPEYDALAFVGAGFGLRVITEMVMRATKALSPKLSFPYAFFNDSAAALAWLQAQRRAREVPAEATGLR
- a CDS encoding MutS-related protein; its protein translation is MSVMALRVDHRATDAFRDNVDRGSVSEVPSVSLAMTSKAPLAADAVPVPDLLCEEAEVRVDLDELHQTLAFAFALGTSLDAFERVLAAAALPSSTWDRKDFERDIFLEDLVTRALRIRIGGRTVAPCLPYLLRAISEPPTDLRIVAFRQRILAELAGSPELRGDFERVYQRLVALRAAFCAEGGSRRGGDTHRRLEILRSVQEVVDDLAGAFAGATSGVARIRAFGLAVKESEAYQQLEALLDHERHLGTVDLRVRVGVDGTLRTFQIVRIRENQDNPLHTSAIARFFSRLRLFLRGYRVTPGEVTERLLDDVFSGMERPITLFFQLLGDMEFYLAGLGLADLARDKGLPVCLAELVPPGEAGLTLDRLYNPLLLAGKFKPVPSNLRTTHGDAVVIVTGPNSGGKTRLLQSIGLAQLLGQAGLFVTAERAVLPQLAGMFVSLIEEARSDQPEGQLGMELLRIRRLFEELGFGSLVLLDELCSGTNPSEGEEIAQLVISLLPELKSPVFLTTHLLTLATHLEDEPPVPHLEFLQVDLDENERPTYGFRPGVAKTSLAHKTAARLGVTRDELAALIAKKKRAESLGERPLPSSRRVTRPIVPEKSAGAPERRRLRVTRR